A window of Staphylococcus lloydii genomic DNA:
TAATAATAGGTAATTATATAAATGATGTTGTTATATTTTTCTTAATGAGTGTGCAAGCTTGTTATCAATATATATTTTAAAATTCATAACAAGAGTGGCGAATATTTAAGATATTCGCCACTCTTCCCTTAGGATACCCATTTGTATAGCATCGTAATATTCCCCTCTAACTAACCTCCCCTTACGTATGCGTGATTCTTCTATCATTCCTATCTTACTAGCAATTTTCATCATTCTAATATTTCCAGACCATGTAGTTATACCTATTCTATTAGCATCAGTTTTAGCGAATAGATAATTAACCCATTCACTAAATATTTGAGAGCCTATACCCTTCTCCCACTCAGTACTTTTATATATAACGATACCACACTCTAACCATCTGGAGCTCATATCCTTCCAGTAAGCTGTTACCACACCAATAAATTCATTGTTATACTTTATAGCTAAAGGCGATAATACATTTTCATAAATTTTTTGGTTCTTAATATAATTTTCTTTGAATTCATTAAATGTATAGGCATCCTCTTCGATATAAGGGCCGTTCCATTTTTTTGCATTTTGTAATGGATCTATATATTTCCAATAATAGTATTCTTTCAAATCAGAAATGCTTAATTCTATTAAAAATAATTCATTATTTATTTTTTTCATTATTAACCCCCATTGATAAATTAGATGATAAATAAATAAA
This region includes:
- a CDS encoding GNAT family N-acetyltransferase, producing MKKINNELFLIELSISDLKEYYYWKYIDPLQNAKKWNGPYIEEDAYTFNEFKENYIKNQKIYENVLSPLAIKYNNEFIGVVTAYWKDMSSRWLECGIVIYKSTEWEKGIGSQIFSEWVNYLFAKTDANRIGITTWSGNIRMMKIASKIGMIEESRIRKGRLVRGEYYDAIQMGILREEWRIS